The Corynebacterium comes genome window below encodes:
- a CDS encoding ATP-grasp domain-containing protein — translation MAVSVLLLGSGGYVEELTAAFRRLGVTVHHAPADVAADGVALRHLVEEHGVDHVVPLVEDVDVEMLVELEKQGVGVVPSAKGCALTLARDTLRRVANEDLGLPTTAYRFADTTAELRSAVEELGLPCIVKPAKFSSGRGHTVVRSMDDLDAAEDDRRRIVERFVDFDHELTLLAVRSIDPATGKLSTWFCEPVGHIHREGRLQSAWQPMALGQRALENARSMAARITNALGGRGLYAVEMFVAGDDVYFSAVTPRPHEAGAVTMCSQRFSQYDLHARAILGLPIDTTLVSPGACTMLYEELSDPAAALSVPESDLRLEGERGVALATAESVDEARDRASRIAEQGCA, via the coding sequence ATGGCCGTCTCCGTCCTCCTGCTCGGCTCCGGCGGCTACGTCGAGGAGCTCACCGCCGCTTTCCGACGCCTCGGTGTCACCGTCCACCATGCCCCCGCAGACGTGGCGGCTGACGGGGTGGCGCTGCGGCATCTCGTTGAGGAGCACGGCGTCGACCACGTGGTGCCGTTGGTGGAGGACGTCGACGTCGAGATGCTCGTCGAACTGGAGAAACAGGGCGTGGGTGTGGTGCCCTCCGCGAAGGGTTGCGCGCTCACCCTCGCACGTGACACGTTGCGCCGGGTGGCCAACGAGGACCTCGGACTGCCGACCACCGCCTACCGTTTCGCGGACACGACCGCGGAGTTGAGGAGTGCGGTCGAGGAACTGGGGCTGCCGTGCATCGTGAAGCCGGCGAAGTTCTCCTCCGGCCGCGGCCACACCGTCGTCCGTTCCATGGATGACCTCGACGCCGCAGAAGACGATCGGCGCAGGATCGTGGAGCGTTTCGTCGACTTCGACCATGAACTCACCCTGCTGGCCGTCCGGTCCATTGACCCGGCGACGGGGAAGCTGTCGACCTGGTTCTGCGAACCTGTCGGCCACATTCACCGCGAAGGGCGCCTCCAGAGTGCCTGGCAGCCCATGGCCCTGGGCCAGCGGGCCCTGGAGAACGCCCGCTCCATGGCGGCGCGTATCACCAATGCGCTCGGGGGCCGGGGGCTCTATGCCGTGGAGATGTTCGTCGCGGGCGACGACGTCTATTTCTCCGCGGTCACCCCCCGCCCCCACGAAGCGGGTGCGGTGACCATGTGCTCGCAGCGTTTCTCCCAGTACGACCTGCACGCCCGCGCAATCCTCGGATTACCCATCGACACGACCCTGGTCTCCCCGGGCGCGTGCACGATGCTCTACGAGGAGCTCTCCGACCCGGCCGCCGCACTGTCCGTGCCGGAGTCTGACCTGCGCCTGGAGGGCGAACGTGGCGTGGCCCTGGCCACGGCCGAGTCGGTCGACGAGGCCCGGGACCGCGCCTCCCGCATCGCCGAACAGGGCTGCGCCTAG
- a CDS encoding adenylosuccinate synthase has product MAAIVIVGAQWGDEGKGKATDILGGEVDYVVKPNGGNNAGHTVVVGGEKYELKLLPAGVLSENAVPILGNGVVINLEALFEEIDGLVARGANPERLRISANAHLVAPYHQVMDRVQERFLGKRAIGTTGRGIGPAYADKVSRMGIRVQDIFDESILRQKVTSALDVKNQILVKMYNRKAIDPDEIVQYFLSYAERLRPMVIDSEYVLNKALDEGKSVLMEGGQATMLDVDHGTYPFVTSSNPTAGGASVGSGIGPTRITTSLGIIKAYTTRVGAGPFPTELFDKWGEYLQTVGGEVGVNTGRKRRCGWYDSVIARYASRVNGFTDYFLTKLDVLTGIGEIPICVAYDVDGERFDEMPLTQSQFHHAEPIFETMPAWDEDITGCTTFEELPQKAQDYVLRLEELSGCRMSYIGVGPGRDQTIVRHDVLAD; this is encoded by the coding sequence ATGGCTGCAATCGTGATCGTCGGTGCCCAGTGGGGCGATGAAGGCAAGGGTAAGGCCACCGACATCCTGGGCGGCGAAGTTGACTACGTGGTCAAGCCCAACGGCGGCAACAACGCCGGCCACACCGTCGTCGTCGGCGGCGAGAAGTACGAACTCAAGCTGCTGCCCGCGGGCGTGCTCTCGGAGAACGCCGTCCCGATTCTGGGCAACGGCGTCGTCATCAACCTCGAGGCCCTCTTCGAGGAGATCGACGGTCTGGTGGCCCGCGGGGCGAACCCGGAGCGTCTGCGCATCTCCGCCAACGCCCACCTCGTCGCCCCCTACCACCAGGTGATGGACCGGGTGCAGGAGCGATTCCTGGGCAAGCGCGCGATCGGCACCACCGGTCGGGGCATCGGCCCGGCCTACGCCGACAAGGTCTCGCGTATGGGCATCCGTGTGCAGGACATCTTCGACGAGTCGATCCTGCGCCAGAAGGTCACCTCCGCGCTGGACGTGAAGAACCAGATCCTGGTGAAGATGTACAACCGCAAGGCGATCGACCCGGACGAGATCGTCCAGTACTTCCTGTCCTACGCGGAGCGCCTGCGCCCGATGGTCATCGACTCGGAGTACGTGCTGAACAAGGCCCTCGACGAGGGCAAGAGCGTCCTCATGGAGGGCGGCCAGGCCACGATGCTCGACGTCGACCACGGCACCTACCCGTTCGTCACCTCCTCGAACCCGACCGCCGGCGGCGCCAGCGTCGGTTCCGGTATCGGCCCGACCCGCATCACCACCAGCCTGGGCATCATCAAGGCGTACACCACCCGCGTGGGTGCGGGACCGTTCCCGACGGAGCTGTTCGACAAGTGGGGCGAGTACCTCCAGACCGTCGGCGGTGAGGTCGGCGTGAACACCGGCCGCAAGCGTCGCTGCGGCTGGTATGACTCGGTCATCGCCCGCTACGCCTCCCGCGTGAACGGTTTCACCGACTATTTCCTGACCAAGCTGGACGTGCTCACCGGCATCGGCGAGATCCCGATCTGCGTGGCCTACGACGTCGACGGTGAGCGTTTCGACGAGATGCCGCTGACCCAGTCCCAGTTCCACCACGCGGAGCCGATCTTCGAGACCATGCCCGCCTGGGATGAGGACATCACCGGCTGCACCACCTTCGAGGAGCTGCCGCAGAAGGCGCAGGACTACGTGCTGCGCCTGGAGGAGCTCTCCGGTTGCCGCATGTCCTACATCGGCGTCGGCCCGGGCCGCGACCAGACGATCGTGCGCCACGACGTCCTGGCGGACTAG
- a CDS encoding PRC-barrel domain-containing protein: MSHRSISQLGHATAYDRDGHKLGHVKEIYINNQTGEPDYAEVSHGLFGLRSSIVPLRGHTLEDRTLTLAFSKDLIKDAPPITKEEHLPKRRGEHDAICDYYGLAFVDDVHSYTDEPLDYSTGQLDDGHTTRGFGDGPLHGGSADRLRAISDHELGLDQTPEDRAMRGTSAHGMSDEPREYRRGLDSSTPTEPAGDEPGGHVT; the protein is encoded by the coding sequence ATGAGTCACCGCAGCATCAGCCAGCTCGGCCACGCGACTGCCTACGACCGCGACGGCCACAAGCTCGGCCACGTCAAGGAAATCTACATCAACAACCAGACCGGCGAACCCGACTACGCGGAGGTGAGCCACGGCCTGTTCGGCCTACGTTCCAGCATCGTCCCCCTCCGCGGCCACACCCTCGAGGACCGGACCCTTACGCTCGCCTTCAGCAAGGACCTGATCAAGGATGCCCCGCCGATCACAAAGGAAGAGCATCTACCCAAGCGGCGGGGCGAGCACGACGCGATCTGTGACTACTACGGCCTTGCATTTGTCGACGACGTCCACAGCTACACGGATGAGCCCCTCGATTATTCGACCGGCCAGCTCGACGACGGCCACACCACACGCGGCTTCGGCGACGGACCCCTCCACGGCGGCTCCGCAGACCGCCTGCGGGCAATCTCCGACCATGAGCTCGGCCTTGACCAGACCCCGGAGGACCGCGCGATGCGCGGCACCAGTGCGCACGGCATGAGCGACGAGCCCCGCGAGTACAGGCGCGGCCTGGACAGCTCCACCCCCACAGAACCTGCAGGCGACGAGCCCGGCGGGCATGTCACCTGA
- a CDS encoding PRC-barrel domain-containing protein, with the protein MTRHSIHDLTNATAYDRNGDKLGSVKEVYINDTTGQPDFAEVGHGLFGLQSSIVPLRGHTLEGGDLKLAFTKDLIKDAPSIKHDEHLSEEDHATIYRHFGLEKTVDVHTYGQEGADLSGDRFDRDPLRGDAPRLDDVPHSGVGADRERAVSDHELGLDQTPEDRAMRGTSAHGMSDEPREYNRDIRDTDPRQEVRDPDRLAADEFRDQRANPGPQGPVDADGRPLAEGDENYPRSNF; encoded by the coding sequence ATGACACGTCACAGCATCCACGACCTCACCAATGCGACCGCCTACGACCGCAACGGCGACAAGCTCGGCAGCGTCAAGGAGGTCTACATCAATGACACCACCGGCCAGCCCGACTTCGCCGAGGTCGGCCACGGGCTCTTCGGACTCCAGTCCAGCATCGTGCCCCTCCGAGGCCACACCCTTGAAGGAGGCGACCTCAAGCTCGCCTTCACCAAGGACCTGATCAAGGACGCACCCTCCATCAAGCATGATGAGCACCTCTCCGAAGAGGATCACGCCACCATTTACCGCCATTTCGGTCTGGAGAAGACCGTGGACGTCCACACCTACGGGCAGGAGGGAGCCGATCTCTCCGGCGATCGCTTCGACCGGGATCCTCTCCGCGGCGACGCTCCCCGCCTCGATGACGTCCCCCACAGCGGTGTCGGTGCCGATCGGGAGCGCGCAGTCTCCGACCACGAACTGGGCCTGGACCAGACCCCGGAAGACCGGGCGATGCGCGGCACCAGCGCGCACGGCATGAGCGACGAGCCCCGCGAGTACAACCGGGACATCCGGGACACCGATCCGAGGCAGGAGGTCAGGGATCCTGATCGCCTCGCGGCAGACGAGTTCCGCGACCAACGCGCCAACCCCGGACCCCAGGGTCCCGTCGACGCAGACGGACGACCGCTGGCCGAGGGTGACGAGAACTACCCTCGCTCCAACTTCTGA
- a CDS encoding FUSC family protein, protein MAKLRIGTLERLRQVEGSLESRVHRVRKRSIAIIQVAVAAGLAYWVARTLFEHPAPFFAPITVVIILGLTGGDRIRRALELSLGVTVGVGLGDLLVHSLPGGTWQIPLIVAISLTVASFLSKSPLVSNQVAIGSILIATILPPGAAGGGPDRMIDAFIGSAIGLATIALLPSSPLSSGRQEVSKILGIVSSVLDDVAVALDTRDARSLDQALDAVHNTQPDIDNMLSAAKVGREVSNLSPLMWGVRRRVRSLERILPAVENAMRNSRVIARRAMVLSQDGDAVSTRLINIVDELADVAASLSDVFDTRTEANEAQDIPELVRRLQVIGARSDMGVISDDGVLSEYVILAQTRSITADLLEVCGWSRESALAALAPTSQTPAYPPEAWPGIFEDD, encoded by the coding sequence ATGGCGAAACTGAGAATCGGCACCCTGGAACGCCTCCGCCAGGTGGAGGGTTCGTTGGAGTCCCGCGTCCACCGGGTGCGCAAGCGATCCATCGCGATCATCCAGGTCGCGGTGGCCGCCGGCCTGGCCTACTGGGTCGCGCGGACCCTCTTTGAGCACCCCGCACCCTTCTTCGCCCCGATCACGGTGGTCATCATCCTCGGACTGACCGGGGGTGACCGCATCCGCCGCGCGCTGGAACTCTCGTTGGGCGTCACCGTGGGCGTCGGTCTGGGTGATCTCCTCGTGCACTCCCTGCCCGGCGGGACGTGGCAGATCCCACTCATCGTGGCTATCTCGTTGACGGTGGCGTCGTTCCTGTCGAAGTCGCCGTTGGTGAGCAACCAGGTGGCCATCGGCTCGATCCTCATCGCGACGATCCTGCCGCCCGGGGCGGCAGGCGGTGGCCCGGACCGCATGATCGACGCGTTCATCGGTTCAGCCATTGGTCTGGCGACGATAGCGTTGCTTCCGTCTTCCCCCCTCAGCTCGGGCAGGCAGGAGGTGTCGAAGATCCTCGGTATCGTCTCCTCTGTGCTCGACGATGTGGCCGTCGCCCTGGACACCCGCGACGCCCGCAGCCTGGACCAGGCACTCGACGCGGTCCACAACACCCAGCCGGACATCGACAACATGCTGTCCGCCGCCAAGGTCGGACGGGAGGTGTCGAATCTCTCGCCCCTGATGTGGGGTGTGCGACGCCGCGTGCGCTCCCTCGAAAGAATCCTCCCCGCTGTGGAGAACGCCATGCGAAACAGTCGGGTCATCGCACGTCGCGCGATGGTCCTGTCCCAGGACGGCGACGCCGTGTCTACCCGTCTGATCAACATCGTCGATGAACTCGCCGACGTCGCCGCATCTCTCTCCGACGTCTTCGACACCCGCACCGAGGCAAACGAAGCCCAGGACATCCCCGAGCTCGTCCGTCGGCTCCAGGTTATCGGTGCCCGTTCGGACATGGGTGTGATCAGTGATGACGGCGTCCTGTCCGAGTACGTCATCCTCGCCCAGACACGGTCCATCACCGCGGATCTTCTGGAGGTCTGCGGCTGGTCCCGTGAATCCGCCCTGGCGGCCCTCGCGCCCACCTCCCAGACTCCTGCCTATCCGCCGGAGGCCTGGCCGGGCATCTTCGAGGACGACTGA
- the fbaA gene encoding class II fructose-bisphosphate aldolase, with protein sequence MPIATPEVYNEMLDRAKKGGYAFPAINCTSSESINAALKGFADAESDGIIQFSTGGAEFGSGLGVKNKVAGAVALAAFAHEAAKHYGINVALHTDHCQKEVLDEFVRPLLAISQERVDAGELPLFQSHMWDGSAVPIDENLEIAQELLEKSRKANIVLEIEIGVVGGEEDGVEAKAGANLYTTPEDFEKTIDAIGTGENGRYLLAATFGNVHGVYKPGNVKLRPEILLEGQQVARRKLGLGEDTLPFDFVFHGGSGSEKEKIEEALRYGVIKMNVDTDTQYAFTRPIAGHMFENYNGVLKVDGEVGNKKAYDPRSYLKKAEQSMSERVLEACQDLHSVGKSVK encoded by the coding sequence ATGCCTATTGCAACTCCCGAGGTCTACAACGAGATGCTCGATCGGGCCAAAAAGGGCGGCTACGCCTTCCCGGCCATCAACTGCACCTCCTCGGAGTCCATCAACGCTGCGCTGAAGGGCTTCGCAGACGCGGAGTCGGACGGCATCATCCAGTTCTCCACCGGTGGCGCCGAGTTCGGTTCCGGCCTGGGTGTGAAGAACAAGGTCGCCGGCGCAGTGGCACTGGCAGCCTTCGCCCACGAGGCAGCCAAGCATTACGGCATCAACGTCGCCCTGCACACCGACCACTGCCAGAAGGAGGTGCTCGACGAGTTCGTGCGCCCGCTGCTGGCGATCTCCCAGGAGCGCGTCGACGCCGGTGAGCTCCCGCTCTTCCAGTCCCACATGTGGGATGGCTCCGCTGTTCCGATCGACGAAAACCTCGAGATCGCCCAGGAGCTGCTGGAGAAGTCCCGTAAGGCCAACATCGTCCTCGAGATCGAGATCGGTGTCGTCGGCGGCGAGGAGGACGGCGTCGAGGCCAAGGCAGGCGCCAACCTCTACACCACCCCGGAAGACTTCGAGAAGACCATCGACGCCATCGGCACCGGTGAGAACGGTCGTTACCTCCTGGCTGCGACCTTCGGCAACGTCCACGGCGTGTACAAGCCGGGCAACGTCAAGCTGCGTCCGGAGATTCTGCTGGAGGGTCAGCAGGTTGCCCGCAGGAAGCTCGGCCTGGGCGAGGACACGCTGCCCTTCGACTTCGTCTTCCACGGCGGCTCCGGCTCCGAGAAGGAGAAGATCGAGGAGGCCCTTCGTTACGGCGTCATCAAGATGAACGTGGATACCGACACCCAGTACGCGTTCACCCGCCCGATCGCCGGCCACATGTTCGAGAACTACAACGGTGTCCTGAAGGTCGACGGCGAGGTCGGCAACAAGAAGGCCTACGACCCGCGTTCGTACCTGAAGAAGGCGGAGCAGTCCATGTCTGAGCGTGTCCTCGAGGCATGCCAGGACCTGCACTCGGTGGGCAAGTCCGTCAAGTAG
- a CDS encoding DMT family transporter, whose protein sequence is MLNASSTKPALGPANNITHGKAVAILLIGTACLAFTAIWVKGSNFEPATSVVLRCWLPIVIFLPYAIREYKKKGSLNKAGFFWSAIAGLILGIDFTAWNYSIFFVGAGIASVLLNLQVIILPLLAFVIDHERIPRSYYIVLPVMAVGIVAVGGVFDMMMPGYEAAAGPSELWGIPTAVLGTLAGLTSGVCYGIYLYTSRKATMVNPGKYIQPIFIVTIFQGIAPIIWMFIRGEGFNFTQGVMIDGQLPSVNPEAMAGDPITAINWVNMIALAVLGQFIAWTFVQIGSSNMNATVSGGLLLLSPVSTIFIAALIYTEIPTMLQVIGVVLVLGAVGYQNGVHTLFKKKTPVQEHPENLPDMGGLKASTSDVAAK, encoded by the coding sequence ATGCTGAACGCATCTTCTACCAAGCCGGCGCTGGGCCCGGCTAACAACATCACCCACGGAAAAGCCGTCGCAATCCTGCTGATCGGCACCGCCTGCTTGGCCTTCACGGCCATCTGGGTCAAGGGATCCAACTTCGAGCCGGCTACCTCGGTTGTTCTGCGCTGCTGGCTGCCAATCGTCATCTTCCTGCCGTACGCCATTCGCGAATACAAGAAGAAGGGCAGCCTGAACAAGGCCGGCTTCTTCTGGTCTGCCATCGCGGGCCTGATCCTCGGCATCGACTTCACCGCCTGGAACTACTCGATCTTCTTCGTCGGTGCCGGCATCGCGTCCGTGCTGCTGAACCTCCAGGTCATCATTCTCCCGCTGCTCGCCTTCGTCATTGACCACGAGCGCATCCCGCGCAGCTACTACATCGTGCTGCCGGTCATGGCCGTCGGTATCGTCGCCGTCGGTGGCGTGTTCGACATGATGATGCCGGGCTACGAGGCTGCTGCAGGTCCCTCCGAGCTGTGGGGCATCCCCACCGCCGTGCTGGGTACCCTGGCCGGCCTGACCTCCGGTGTCTGCTACGGCATCTACCTCTACACCTCCCGCAAGGCCACCATGGTCAACCCGGGCAAGTACATCCAGCCCATCTTCATCGTCACCATCTTCCAGGGCATCGCCCCGATCATCTGGATGTTCATCCGCGGCGAGGGCTTCAACTTCACCCAGGGCGTCATGATCGACGGCCAGCTGCCGTCCGTGAACCCGGAGGCCATGGCTGGCGACCCGATCACCGCAATCAACTGGGTCAACATGATCGCACTTGCAGTGCTCGGCCAGTTCATCGCCTGGACCTTCGTCCAGATCGGTTCCTCCAACATGAACGCCACCGTCTCCGGCGGCCTGCTGCTGCTGTCCCCGGTCTCCACCATCTTCATCGCGGCCCTCATCTACACCGAGATCCCGACGATGCTGCAGGTGATCGGCGTGGTCCTTGTCCTCGGTGCGGTCGGATACCAGAACGGCGTGCACACCCTGTTCAAGAAGAAGACCCCCGTTCAGGAACACCCGGAGAACCTCCCGGACATGGGTGGCCTCAAGGCCAGCACCTCAGACGTCGCCGCGAAGTAG
- a CDS encoding urease subunit gamma: MHLSAREQEKLLIVVAADVARRRKERGLKLNHPEAVAYITAEVMEGARDGRTVADLMSAGAEILTRDDVMDGIAEMIPDIQVEATFPDGTKLVTVHDPIR; encoded by the coding sequence ATGCACCTGTCAGCCCGCGAGCAAGAAAAGCTCCTCATCGTCGTCGCCGCCGACGTCGCACGCCGCCGCAAGGAACGCGGATTGAAGCTCAACCATCCGGAGGCCGTCGCCTACATCACGGCCGAGGTGATGGAAGGAGCCCGCGACGGCCGTACCGTCGCCGACCTCATGAGCGCCGGCGCAGAAATTCTCACCCGGGACGACGTCATGGACGGCATCGCCGAGATGATCCCGGACATCCAGGTTGAGGCCACCTTCCCCGACGGAACCAAGCTGGTCACCGTCCACGATCCGATCCGTTGA
- a CDS encoding urease subunit beta: protein MKPGEYFISEEKAIICNEGLEAITLDIVNTGDRPIQVGSHFHFAEINKAVEFDRAAARGKHLDIPSGTAVRLEPGDRRSVQLVDFAGAREVHGFSDEINGPLD from the coding sequence GTGAAACCTGGCGAGTATTTCATCAGCGAAGAAAAAGCAATCATCTGCAACGAGGGCCTCGAGGCGATCACCCTCGACATCGTGAACACCGGTGACCGGCCCATTCAGGTTGGTTCCCACTTCCACTTCGCCGAGATCAACAAGGCGGTCGAATTCGACCGTGCGGCCGCACGCGGAAAGCATCTCGACATCCCCTCCGGCACCGCTGTCCGTCTTGAGCCCGGTGACAGGCGAAGCGTCCAGCTGGTCGATTTCGCGGGAGCCCGTGAAGTGCACGGCTTCAGCGATGAAATCAACGGCCCGCTCGACTAG
- the ureC gene encoding urease subunit alpha: MSFEMNRQQYAELFGPTTGDGVRLADTDLVLRVEKDLTSYGDEVRFGGGKVIRDGMGQNGRMTRADGVPDTVITGALIVDYTGIYKADIGIRDGRISGIGKAGNPDIQDGINVPIGVNTEIIAGEHMIITAGAIDSHIHFISPDQVDTALSNGTTTLIGGGTGPSTGTKATTITPGAWHIQRMIEATQDLPVNLGFLGKGHASALTPLEDQIRGGAIGLKVHEDWGSTASSIDRSLQAADNLDVQVAIHTDTLNEGGYLEDTIRAIDGRVIHTFHTEGAGGGHAPDIIRIAGLPNVLPASTNPTLPYTRNTIDEHLDMLMVCHHLNPDIPEDVAFADSRIRGATIGAEDVLHDLGVFSITSSDSQAMGRVGEVVLRTWQVAHQNKKQRGPLEGDSEGNDNNRIKRYISKYTINPAIAHGIAHEIGSIEVGKFADIVIWEPRFFGIKPSLILKGGQIAMSEMGDSNGSIPTPQPVTHRRSFGSMGTAVHKSSLTFLPTVALEDGLPDRLNTTRSFAEVKNIRTVSKADLKFNSATPEIEVDPQTYEVRVDGELISSQPSDELPMAQRYFLF; this comes from the coding sequence ATGTCTTTTGAGATGAATCGTCAGCAGTACGCGGAGCTCTTCGGACCGACAACCGGCGACGGAGTACGTCTCGCTGACACCGATCTGGTCCTTCGCGTAGAAAAAGATCTGACCAGCTACGGCGACGAGGTCCGCTTCGGCGGCGGCAAGGTCATCCGTGACGGAATGGGCCAGAACGGCCGCATGACGCGTGCCGACGGTGTCCCGGACACCGTCATCACCGGCGCGCTGATCGTCGACTACACCGGTATCTACAAGGCCGACATCGGCATCCGCGACGGCCGCATCTCCGGAATCGGCAAGGCCGGCAACCCGGACATCCAGGACGGCATCAACGTCCCGATCGGCGTCAACACCGAGATCATCGCCGGTGAGCACATGATCATCACCGCCGGCGCCATCGACTCCCACATCCACTTCATTTCCCCGGACCAGGTCGACACCGCACTCAGCAACGGCACCACCACCCTGATCGGCGGCGGCACCGGACCGTCCACGGGCACCAAGGCCACCACCATCACACCCGGCGCCTGGCACATCCAGCGCATGATCGAGGCCACTCAGGACCTCCCGGTCAACCTCGGCTTCCTGGGCAAGGGCCACGCATCCGCCCTCACCCCCCTGGAGGACCAGATCCGCGGCGGCGCAATCGGCCTGAAGGTGCACGAGGACTGGGGCTCCACCGCCTCCTCCATCGACCGCTCCCTCCAGGCAGCGGACAACCTGGACGTCCAGGTCGCCATCCACACTGACACCCTCAATGAGGGCGGCTACCTGGAAGACACCATTCGCGCGATCGACGGCCGGGTCATCCACACCTTCCACACCGAGGGCGCCGGCGGCGGCCATGCCCCCGACATCATCAGGATCGCCGGCCTGCCCAACGTGCTTCCCGCGTCGACCAACCCGACGCTGCCGTACACCCGGAACACCATCGACGAGCACCTCGACATGCTCATGGTCTGCCACCACCTGAACCCCGACATCCCGGAGGACGTGGCGTTCGCTGACTCCCGTATCCGTGGCGCCACCATCGGCGCCGAGGATGTCCTACACGACCTCGGCGTTTTCTCCATCACCTCCTCCGACTCCCAGGCAATGGGCCGTGTCGGCGAGGTTGTCCTCCGCACCTGGCAGGTCGCGCACCAGAACAAGAAGCAGCGCGGTCCGCTGGAGGGTGACTCCGAGGGCAACGACAACAACCGCATCAAGCGCTACATCTCCAAGTACACGATCAACCCCGCGATCGCCCACGGCATCGCCCACGAGATCGGTTCCATCGAGGTGGGCAAGTTCGCCGACATCGTCATCTGGGAGCCTCGCTTCTTCGGCATCAAGCCCTCCCTGATCCTCAAGGGTGGACAGATCGCCATGAGCGAGATGGGTGACTCGAACGGGTCCATTCCCACCCCGCAGCCGGTCACCCACCGTCGTTCCTTCGGATCCATGGGCACCGCAGTCCACAAGTCCTCCCTCACCTTCCTCCCCACGGTCGCCCTGGAGGACGGTCTCCCGGACAGGCTGAACACCACCCGCAGCTTCGCCGAGGTCAAGAACATCCGCACGGTGTCCAAGGCGGATCTGAAGTTCAACTCCGCCACCCCGGAGATCGAGGTCGATCCTCAGACCTACGAGGTCCGCGTTGACGGCGAGCTCATCTCGTCCCAGCCCTCCGATGAACTGCCGATGGCGCAGCGCTACTTCCTCTTCTAG
- the ureE gene encoding urease accessory protein UreE: protein MFITEILGNRSELTESEIAGKNEERLVLTNLDLTKRIQRGTTDAGREIGLRLSNSVRELHSGDILVNEDDLLITVYVEASDVLVIRADSIYEMAFVAHSLGNRHLQAQFFDADSEYGQAVMVVQYDHTVEDFLKSANAPYTREQRVMPEAFRHAGHSH from the coding sequence TTGTTCATCACTGAAATCCTCGGTAACCGGTCTGAACTGACGGAATCCGAGATAGCGGGAAAGAACGAGGAGCGTCTCGTCCTGACCAATCTGGACCTGACCAAGCGCATCCAGCGTGGAACGACGGATGCCGGGAGGGAGATTGGCCTGCGTCTGTCCAATTCGGTTCGCGAACTGCACAGCGGCGACATTCTGGTCAACGAAGACGACCTGCTGATCACCGTGTACGTCGAAGCGTCCGACGTCCTGGTCATCCGGGCCGATTCGATCTACGAGATGGCCTTTGTCGCCCATTCGCTGGGCAACCGCCACCTCCAGGCACAGTTCTTCGACGCTGACTCGGAGTACGGACAGGCAGTGATGGTTGTCCAGTACGACCACACCGTCGAGGACTTCCTGAAGAGCGCCAACGCGCCCTACACGCGCGAACAGCGCGTGATGCCGGAGGCTTTCCGCCATGCCGGGCACTCCCACTAG
- a CDS encoding urease accessory protein UreF — MPGTPTSGQVSSPHALLTMLHLTDSALPTGGFSHSLGLESYLQRDLVNSPETFSRWMYAYIRQTSYNDALVAKLTAEAVAQPHEEAVRSLKLLDALAHTTLVPRQIRDANASMGLRMCKIIAVAVPDHPLIEWYTEAVTEGHAYGCPALAHGLALSAVGLDTQMVVRSYLMQTTASLTQNAIRGIPIGQDAGQRALVGSYPVIEEAVAATLRNGYLDLGAAAPGLEIAQMQHESLRSRMFMS; from the coding sequence ATGCCGGGCACTCCCACTAGCGGGCAGGTCAGCAGCCCCCACGCGTTGCTGACCATGCTCCACCTGACAGACTCCGCTCTACCCACCGGCGGGTTCAGCCATTCGCTGGGCCTGGAGAGCTACCTGCAGAGAGATCTGGTCAACTCACCGGAGACCTTCTCCCGGTGGATGTACGCCTACATCCGGCAGACCAGCTACAACGACGCGCTCGTCGCAAAGCTGACCGCCGAGGCGGTCGCCCAGCCGCACGAGGAAGCGGTCCGCTCCCTCAAGCTTCTCGACGCCCTGGCGCACACCACCCTGGTGCCCCGCCAGATCCGCGACGCCAACGCTTCCATGGGCCTGCGCATGTGCAAGATCATCGCGGTCGCGGTCCCCGACCATCCGCTGATCGAGTGGTACACGGAGGCCGTCACCGAGGGCCACGCATACGGTTGCCCGGCGCTCGCCCACGGCCTGGCGCTGAGCGCAGTCGGCCTCGACACGCAGATGGTCGTCCGCAGCTACCTCATGCAGACGACGGCATCATTGACCCAGAACGCCATCCGCGGCATTCCGATCGGGCAGGACGCCGGCCAGCGAGCACTAGTCGGGTCCTACCCCGTCATCGAGGAGGCGGTCGCCGCCACCCTGCGGAACGGATACCTGGATCTGGGGGCTGCCGCTCCCGGACTTGAGATTGCACAGATGCAGCACGAGTCCCTCCGCTCACGCATGTTCATGTCCTGA